CTGCTCCCACAAATGTGTTGGCTGGTGGTAGATCTTGTACGGCCTGGTGTTTTTTTCCTGCAGTTGGTGACTGGGGATGAAGCTGGACAGTTGGCAATGGGGAACTGGATTTGTAATGCCTGGCAAGGTCAGGACTGCCAGGTCCCCCATTAACTGATCGGTATCGCCCCATGCTGGGGCTGTCTGACAGCTTCTCATTGACACTATCGTACCTCTGTCCATTTGGTTTAGAAGCTTCTACAGTGACAATGCTGCTGTAGAGAGGCTGcttagattttttgtttttcttgtcctttttagGTTTTTTAGATTTGTCATGCTGCTGGGGTGTAAAAAAGTCTTCGTGATCTTTTTTGCCTGCTTCatagccatttttatttttggacCGGCAGTATCGTGCCATCACTACAATTAAGATGATTAGAATTACTGTCATAATTCCAGCAACCACCCCAATGACAATACTGAGCCTCTGTTTGCTAATTTCATAGCTTGGGTCACCAGCTATATCTTGGGTGAGGGGTGTGTGCAAACTTCGGGCTATCTGAGAATCAATCACAGTTGCATTAGAAACACTTTCATTGACAAACACATGCACCAGAGTCGTGGTGGACTGGGAAGGCTGCCCACTGTCATTCACTTGCACCACCAACCTGTGCAAACCATAATGCTTTTGGGTGAGCTTTCCCACTAAGGACACCACACCACTGCTGGAGTCAATCTCAAACAGCTTGTAGGGATTCCCTCCCACAATGCTGTAGTTCAGGTCTGCATTGATGCCATCATCACTGTCTGTTGCCAACACTGTAGCCACTACTGTCCTGACATTACTCGAAGGTGGCAGTAAAGTGTAGGAAAGGTTTCTGGGGAGAGTGACAGTGGGAGCATTGTCGTTTTCATCCATCACAAAGAGAGAGACCGTGGCTGTGGCCGATCTGGGGGGATCTCCCCCATCCACAGCCTTGACCCTGAATGTATACGTGGTCTGATGTTCCCTGTCAAAAGACATTGTGGAGTAAATGGTCCCAGTGTCGTTTTCGATGGAAAAAATGTTACTGTTCTCTTCTATATACAGGCTCATTTCTGCATTGCGCCCCTTGTCAGCATCCATCACGGTAACCATCCCCACGGGGCTGTTGGGCTGTAAGTTCTCTTTCACATAAAAAGTAAAGACGTCCTGCATAAACTTAGGGTCATTGTCATTCTTGTCAGCCACCTGCACAATCACTGAGGTGCTGCCCTGCAGGACTGGGATGCCTTTGTCTTTGGCATTGACTTTAAATTCATACCTGTCCATCTGCTCGCGGTCCAGCACGGTGTTGACAAGGATGTCCCCAGAGTCAGGGTCGATGGTAAAGGTCCCCATCACGGACGAGTCCAGCGAGTAGGCAATCTCGGCATTTTTCCCGCTGTCAGCATCTGTCGCCAGCACAGTGGCCACCCTCTCGCCAGGACTGTTGTTCTCCGGGAAGTACACCTCCACCACCGACTGGCCAAAAACCGGCGGGTTGTCGTTGGTGTCTCCCACCTTGACAATGAGGGAGTTGTTGCTGGAGAGGCTTGGGCTGCCCGAGTCCACGGCCACGATGACCACGTTGAACTCCCGGGTGGTCTCGTAGTCCAGGGGGGCGGAGGTGTGCAGGAAGTACTTTTTCTTGTTCTGGTCGCCCTCCGTGTCGCTGGCGGGCTTGAGCTGGAAGGGCACGTCGCCCACCACGGTGCAGGTGACCACCCCGTTCTCACCTTGGTCTCTGTCGGACACCTGCACCAGGGCGATGGGAGTGTCCACCAGGACGTCCTCGGCCACATTGGCCACCCCGTCCTTGAGGGGGATGCGGCCGATCTTGCGGATTTCAATGGACGGCACGTTGTCGTTCTCGTCCTTGATGTTGAGGACCACCGTGGCCTTGTCGGTCTTGGGGGGCTGGCCGCGGTCGCGGGCCATGACAGTGAAGCGCAGCTGGTTCACCTCCTCGCGGTCAATGCGGTGCAGGACGCTGAGCCACCCCGACGTCTCGTCCAGCCGCAGCAGCCGCCGCACCGACTCGGTGGCCGCCCCAAACACATACTCGATCTGCCCGTTGACCCCCACGTCCAGGTCGGCGGCACGCAGCTGCAGGATGGGGGTCCCCGGGGCGCTGTTCTCCGCCAGGTCGGCCTCGTACACGCTCTTCTCGAAGCGGGGGCTGTTGTCGTTCACGTCGGTGATGAGTACCCGCAAGATGGCCTGGGAGGAGCGAGGCGGGTCGCCCCCGTCGCGCACCCTCAGGGTCAGCTCGTAGGAGTCCCGTTGCTCGCGGTCCAGCGCCCCCTTCACGATCAGCTGCGGCTGCTTCTCGCCATCGGGGGTGTCCGCCACCTGCAGCTCGAACACGCTGCTCCGGCCACCCGGGCCGGTGCCGCCGCCGCCCTCGGGCGCGTCCAGCCGCCGCTTGGAACCTcccgggccgccgccgccgccgccgctcgcGCCATTCCCGCCGCCCCCGGGGTAGGGGGCGCTGTCGGCAGCCCCAGCGCGCCGGCcctcgccgccgccgcccccgggcTCCTGGAGCAGCTCGTAGCGCTCGATGCCGTTGCGGCCGAAGTCACGATCGGTGGCCGTGGGCAGCAGGTAGAGCGTGCCCACCGGCCGGTTCTCCTCCACCGTGAGCGTGAGCACGGGCGACGGGAAGGTGGGCGTGTTGTCGTTGATGTCCAGCACTATGACTCGACCCTCGAACAGGTCCACCCAGCTCTGCGAGGGCCCGATCACCGACACCTCGAAGTCCAGGAAGCACTCGTTCTCGTCGAAGATCAtctgacattggggcagcttcTCGCGGTCGATGCGCCGCTCGCTGGTGCTCAGCTCGCCCGTGAGGTTGTCGATCTTCAGGTACTCCGAGCCCGACTCCAGGCTGAAAGTCACCTCGCCGGAGCCGGTGACGATGCCGAGGTCCGAGGCAACGTTGCCGATCCGAACGTCCGCAGGGCCCTCCTCGGCCAGCCGGTACCGGAGGAGTTGCTTGGCGGCCGCCAGGCTGAGCGATAGCGGCAGGAGGAGGCAGCAGCCCAGGCACCAGCCGCGCGCCCACCCCGCGGTCCGCATCCTCAGCATcttctcctgctgctgctgctactgctcctTCTGATCACGGCCCCCCTCGGTGCCCCCCTCCTCTGGAGCCGGCCGCCTGCCCTCCTCCCAGTCCTCCCCCCTctctgggaaaggaagaagcaagagggagagaggagggagggggcaaGAGCAGTGAGCAGAGTTGGccaggggggcgggtggtggtggtggtgaaccaACGATcgatccttctttttctttttttcctgctgcTTCTTCCGAAAGTTATTGTTTTATAATTCATGCAATGGGTGCTAATCGCCCGCTCACTGGCCGCCGTTCAGTCGCAGTACTCACAGTTCACGGGACATTGCGCGCCGCCGGCTCggcgcccccacccccagagtcatcCCCGCAGCGGGAGGAGGAGGATCCCGGGCTCCAGTCCGCGTTCAGTTGGCTACGGCCGAAACCGCTTCCGCCAGCGGGCGGCAGAGCCGGGAATCCGCGGGGAGCaagcctgaagcttcccccacctgcCAACCCCGCCGGTCTGTGCTGCTACTCGAGTTGAGTCCAATTCAACCTTCCAGCCGCTCACTCTGCACCCAGCTTCTGTTCCTGCTGCCCAAAACCAACGGAGTCGCTTCCCTGCTCGGGGTGTCTGGGCCAGGAACAAGCCGGTCTCAACTCCGACTCCACTCGGCCAGCGGGAGAGCCAGTCCtcggatagaaaaggaaagaaagaaagaaagaaagaaaaaaaaatccccagcagGTCGCTCCTGGCACCGTGCGGTAGAGACGAGTCTCGTCACTCAGCCGTCCGAGTCCGAGTCTCCCCTGCGAGCCGGAGAGCAGCTCGAACCATCTTCTGAGTCGTCCAGGAGACTCAGTCCCTTTTCACCCACGAGAGCGGGggtttctctctcgctctttttctTAACTCTGCGCAAGGTCATTAGTCACGAAGCCTCCGCCTGAAACCGCAGCCGCCGTTCGCCCGCGGGGGCGAGGGCTGAGCCGAGCGCACCGCGCGGTGCCCAAGTTTGGCTTGGCAGCCGCAGAGTCCGTGCCTTCCCTCACCTGCATTCGGCCCGCATGTCGGAGCAGTGGGATCTGCAGCGCTGTGCGCGATTCAGGGAGGAGattgcagcctctctctctctctccccgctctCTCTtgatccctcccctcccttcctctctctcctccctctctcttccctcctcccgcctctccttccccttttcccCTTCTCCCACTGGCTCTCCTGCACGCTCCCTTCCAGTCCCAATGCGGCCAACTCGAGCCAAACTTGATCCCTTTGCAGTTCAAAGGTGAGCAAACCAGGCTCTGTGTGTCAGAGACGCTGGCTTGGAGAAAACCCCACGCCGGGCTCTCCCAAAGGCAATTAACAAAGATGCCAATTCTGTCCGGATTTCTGAAGAAAAGCCAAAGGCATTGGGGAGGGAgtgtggggagggaggaaaggagggaggtggAGTCAGAAACAGCTGCCaagtagcttaaaaaaaaatcagtttgccAAAGGGAGAAAAAGTGCCAGTCAGTTGTTGCCTCGGAAGTGCCCTGGCACGGCGGGTGAATTCCGCAGTTGTCTCGTCCCCTTTCGTGTCTGGGAGAATCTGGTGCGGGCGCTCCAGCCGACCCCCGGGCTGTCTCGATTCCCAGACACTGAACTGCAAATGGGAAGCTCCCGCTCGCCGGAGGAAAGCCGGAAAGCAAGTTTGCCCTAAGTGGTGACTGCTGCGGGGAGCTCGCCCGTTTGCTGTGGGCTCGAGCTTGCCCCTGACGTTGCTGCTGCTGCGGCGGCGGGAGCAGGCGAGCCGCCGATACTACACACTAGCagcgagggaggagggaggagggcggGGGAGGGAGACAGCCGCCGCGCTCCGGAAAACACAGCTTCTAGCTCCCCCGGCCAATTCCAGCCAGGGCCTCTTAAGCCaaagcccctcccccctttccatcACGAATACACCTCCCTAGTCTTTCCTGGGGTACTAGCTTCCCCCGCCCCCCTCTGGCTGGTAAATGCCCTCCTTGCTCTGACTAATGCCAAGTGCGTGTGTGAGGGCGCTGGAGCGGGTGTCAGGGACCTTTTAGCCGCCTTCCTTTCCTTAGCCGGCATTCCCCACACTCAAAGTGTCACCAGCTCTCGATTTAGCACAGCAGTTAAGACGAGGTGACCAGTGTGGCCTTGGGGAGGACTCTGCGGGCACCCAGAGAGCCACACCGAGTGTTCTGAGAAACCAAGATGGGCTGCAGTAGTTAAGATAGAACATCAAACtcgagtgtgtctgtgtgtgtgtgtggtggggagtaTCTTTTATAGGGAGAGCACTCTTTGGGGGACTCGGGATTGATGtcattgcgtgtgtgtgtgtgtttgtgtgtgtgagagagagagtgagagagagaagagagaggcttTGTTTAAGTGCTTGGCATTCCTGTCATCGTGCTTGCTAGTGGGTTGGGGGGTGCTGatcgtgtgtgtgcacgcgcgccTGGGGAATAAACACATGTTGGAAGCCTCGATATTATTTTCTGAGCAGAAACCTGCAGCCTTTAATAACTGGCAAAGTGTAGCGTCACCTATCTGGATACAAGGGAAATAAACTTTAATGACAACTTTGTGTACCTAAGTGTCCCTAGCTCTTTTACTCTCCTTCTTTTGACTTTGTGCCACTCGGCTGTGCACGTATTCCCCAACGCCAGGCTTCCCCGGTTTTCAGTAACGCCCACCGCAGTTCGGTTCATCAGATTTCAGTTCTAATGTTTTCTGAACTGTGGCCATTTACTCTTCGTTTATTTTAGAAGCTGTTAAACCAAGGGGGCGGGTAGATTAAAGGGTTTGGGGCTGGcagcgtttttttttttgggggggggcggcggTGGGGATTCTTTCCATCTCAAGGGAAAAGGGGACTGCTACTGGGATTTGGTTGGCTCTCTCCTCATCTGCCCAATCTCTAGGCCCTCCCCtttaaaggaaaatttaaaacgAAAAAAGAAATCCGTCCAGAGTGGGTACTCTGCCTTTATGAGACCTGTGTGAGGAGGTAGGATGATTTAAACAAGACAAACACCAATAAAGTCTACAAGCAGCTGTAGCGCGCGGTTGTTTGGGAGAGCGCAGCCGGCAGgaatgggggagagggggaggtggcTGAGATTTCCAAGCTCTTCCTTTGGGGTGTATGTGGGGGGGATCACAGAAGCACGAAGGAAGTGAGTGTGATACGTGCCACAGAACTGACAAGTATTTTCCCATCAGCTAAAGCGCTGCCCTCACAGGGTAGTTACTCCTCCTCCCGGGTCAGTATGGAAacccgccccctgcccctgcacccccacccctgctgccaCCAACCCAGTTTGGCCACCATAGATCTGCAGAATCAGCGAGAAAAGCCCCGCGCGCAGACTCAGTGCGCACCGCCGCAGTCTGTAtccaggggtggggggcgggTGCCGCAGCGCCTTCTCACTCTGTAAGGTGGCAGTAAAGCCAGATCCCCTTATTTATATTTGGCCAAATGATTTATCAGAATGTCTCCTTAACCCCCCACAGTCAAAAATGGAGACAagccgtgggggggggggcggggcggtggGGGTGGCTCGCACCCTTGCATTCCGATGCACTACCATATGGTGCAGTGCACTCACTCCCCTCACGCCTTTGCTAAGACAGTACAAACTTCAGGCAGTCGGGTGAGCGGTGGAGACCAGTGCACTCTCTCTTCCCTGGCCAGATAGTAAACTTGAGCAAGCCCCTGCGCCTCTGCAAACATTTGCcccccctcacctccccacccccaacgcGCCGGCGCGCACTGTACAGGCGCTGGCTTTGCAAGGGGCGAAAGAGTAGGGTGCTCTTCTCTCAGCAAGGCGCTGTAATTTTCTTCCCAGATGACCAGGGGATGCTGAGCGTCCTTCACAGTGGAGTGATTTCCCCATGGCAAGCAGGAGGCAGTCTCCTGCCCGTCCTCcctactctctgccctaccaaCTCTGCCGCCCAAGCCAAGCCAGCGTGGGAAATGGGTCCGACGTGTGCAGCATGGAGAGCAGTGTGGCCAGACTGCCAGGGCCCAACAGTCTCCCTGCTTTCCTCCCTTCCACCCTCCCCGCGAGCTCCCTGGCTCCGACCTTTCCGCCAGAGCAGCCCAGGAGCCACGGCCTACAGCTTTTTGGGAAGAGAGCAAAATGggcggggtggggtgagggggtgggcgaGGTGTGAGGAGCCCTCGGGGCGCCTCTGTCTGTACAGGAGCTCCCAGTCCTCTTCCGCCCCCTGTCTGGGGACAGTCACTCCTGCCGGCCGCCGACCGGAGGATGAATGGAGGCGGGAAgcctctcccccgcccccacccccgccccacttCCGCAGTCTTACTGCCGGTGTCACAAGTGCTCAGCAATTTCATTAAATGGAACCGGGGGACGTAATCTCCCCTGGTACCAGACCTCACCGAGGGAATATGATATCCGGCCTTGA
Above is a window of Erinaceus europaeus chromosome 3, mEriEur2.1, whole genome shotgun sequence DNA encoding:
- the PCDH7 gene encoding protocadherin-7 isoform X8, whose amino-acid sequence is MLRMRTAGWARGWCLGCCLLLPLSLSLAAAKQLLRYRLAEEGPADVRIGNVASDLGIVTGSGEVTFSLESGSEYLKIDNLTGELSTSERRIDREKLPQCQMIFDENECFLDFEVSVIGPSQSWVDLFEGRVIVLDINDNTPTFPSPVLTLTVEENRPVGTLYLLPTATDRDFGRNGIERYELLQEPGGGGGEGRRAGAADSAPYPGGGGNGASGGGGGGPGGSKRRLDAPEGGGGTGPGGRSSVFELQVADTPDGEKQPQLIVKGALDREQRDSYELTLRVRDGGDPPRSSQAILRVLITDVNDNSPRFEKSVYEADLAENSAPGTPILQLRAADLDVGVNGQIEYVFGAATESVRRLLRLDETSGWLSVLHRIDREEVNQLRFTVMARDRGQPPKTDKATVVLNIKDENDNVPSIEIRKIGRIPLKDGVANVAEDVLVDTPIALVQVSDRDQGENGVVTCTVVGDVPFQLKPASDTEGDQNKKKYFLHTSAPLDYETTREFNVVIVAVDSGSPSLSSNNSLIVKVGDTNDNPPVFGQSVVEVYFPENNSPGERVATVLATDADSGKNAEIAYSLDSSVMGTFTIDPDSGDILVNTVLDREQMDRYEFKVNAKDKGIPVLQGSTSVIVQVADKNDNDPKFMQDVFTFYVKENLQPNSPVGMVTVMDADKGRNAEMSLYIEENSNIFSIENDTGTIYSTMSFDREHQTTYTFRVKAVDGGDPPRSATATVSLFVMDENDNAPTVTLPRNLSYTLLPPSSNVRTVVATVLATDSDDGINADLNYSIVGGNPYKLFEIDSSSGVVSLVGKLTQKHYGLHRLVVQVNDSGQPSQSTTTLVHVFVNESVSNATVIDSQIARSLHTPLTQDIAGDPSYEISKQRLSIVIGVVAGIMTVILIILIVVMARYCRSKNKNGYEAGKKDHEDFFTPQQHDKSKKPKKDKKNKKSKQPLYSSIVTVEASKPNGQRYDSVNEKLSDSPSMGRYRSVNGGPGSPDLARHYKSSSPLPTVQLHPQSPTAGKKHQAVQDLPPANTFVGAGDNISIGSDHCSEYSCQTNNKYSKQWGRTLGKRSSRTHWWGCLSKEVCLSASC
- the PCDH7 gene encoding protocadherin-7 isoform X6 — translated: MLRMRTAGWARGWCLGCCLLLPLSLSLAAAKQLLRYRLAEEGPADVRIGNVASDLGIVTGSGEVTFSLESGSEYLKIDNLTGELSTSERRIDREKLPQCQMIFDENECFLDFEVSVIGPSQSWVDLFEGRVIVLDINDNTPTFPSPVLTLTVEENRPVGTLYLLPTATDRDFGRNGIERYELLQEPGGGGGEGRRAGAADSAPYPGGGGNGASGGGGGGPGGSKRRLDAPEGGGGTGPGGRSSVFELQVADTPDGEKQPQLIVKGALDREQRDSYELTLRVRDGGDPPRSSQAILRVLITDVNDNSPRFEKSVYEADLAENSAPGTPILQLRAADLDVGVNGQIEYVFGAATESVRRLLRLDETSGWLSVLHRIDREEVNQLRFTVMARDRGQPPKTDKATVVLNIKDENDNVPSIEIRKIGRIPLKDGVANVAEDVLVDTPIALVQVSDRDQGENGVVTCTVVGDVPFQLKPASDTEGDQNKKKYFLHTSAPLDYETTREFNVVIVAVDSGSPSLSSNNSLIVKVGDTNDNPPVFGQSVVEVYFPENNSPGERVATVLATDADSGKNAEIAYSLDSSVMGTFTIDPDSGDILVNTVLDREQMDRYEFKVNAKDKGIPVLQGSTSVIVQVADKNDNDPKFMQDVFTFYVKENLQPNSPVGMVTVMDADKGRNAEMSLYIEENSNIFSIENDTGTIYSTMSFDREHQTTYTFRVKAVDGGDPPRSATATVSLFVMDENDNAPTVTLPRNLSYTLLPPSSNVRTVVATVLATDSDDGINADLNYSIVGGNPYKLFEIDSSSGVVSLVGKLTQKHYGLHRLVVQVNDSGQPSQSTTTLVHVFVNESVSNATVIDSQIARSLHTPLTQDIAGDPSYEISKQRLSIVIGVVAGIMTVILIILIVVMARYCRSKNKNGYEAGKKDHEDFFTPQQHDKSKKPKKDKKNKKSKQPLYSSIVTVEASKPNGQRYDSVNEKLSDSPSMGRYRSVNGGPGSPDLARHYKSSSPLPTVQLHPQSPTAGKKHQAVQDLPPANTFVGAGDNISIGSDHCSEYSCQTNNKYSKQVYTVQTKNPPGHIEESCKINPFRRVTFSVVSQPQDPHQGSLQSCYDSGLEESETPSSKSSSGPRLGALPLPEDNYERTTPDGSVGEAEHMENGVAAITTFPFLPFPHGKTHGRRVLLRPLH
- the PCDH7 gene encoding protocadherin-7 isoform X7; this translates as MLRMRTAGWARGWCLGCCLLLPLSLSLAAAKQLLRYRLAEEGPADVRIGNVASDLGIVTGSGEVTFSLESGSEYLKIDNLTGELSTSERRIDREKLPQCQMIFDENECFLDFEVSVIGPSQSWVDLFEGRVIVLDINDNTPTFPSPVLTLTVEENRPVGTLYLLPTATDRDFGRNGIERYELLQEPGGGGGEGRRAGAADSAPYPGGGGNGASGGGGGGPGGSKRRLDAPEGGGGTGPGGRSSVFELQVADTPDGEKQPQLIVKGALDREQRDSYELTLRVRDGGDPPRSSQAILRVLITDVNDNSPRFEKSVYEADLAENSAPGTPILQLRAADLDVGVNGQIEYVFGAATESVRRLLRLDETSGWLSVLHRIDREEVNQLRFTVMARDRGQPPKTDKATVVLNIKDENDNVPSIEIRKIGRIPLKDGVANVAEDVLVDTPIALVQVSDRDQGENGVVTCTVVGDVPFQLKPASDTEGDQNKKKYFLHTSAPLDYETTREFNVVIVAVDSGSPSLSSNNSLIVKVGDTNDNPPVFGQSVVEVYFPENNSPGERVATVLATDADSGKNAEIAYSLDSSVMGTFTIDPDSGDILVNTVLDREQMDRYEFKVNAKDKGIPVLQGSTSVIVQVADKNDNDPKFMQDVFTFYVKENLQPNSPVGMVTVMDADKGRNAEMSLYIEENSNIFSIENDTGTIYSTMSFDREHQTTYTFRVKAVDGGDPPRSATATVSLFVMDENDNAPTVTLPRNLSYTLLPPSSNVRTVVATVLATDSDDGINADLNYSIVGGNPYKLFEIDSSSGVVSLVGKLTQKHYGLHRLVVQVNDSGQPSQSTTTLVHVFVNESVSNATVIDSQIARSLHTPLTQDIAGDPSYEISKQRLSIVIGVVAGIMTVILIILIVVMARYCRSKNKNGYEAGKKDHEDFFTPQQHDKSKKPKKDKKNKKSKQPLYSSIVTVEASKPNGQRYDSVNEKLSDSPSMGRYRSVNGGPGSPDLARHYKSSSPLPTVQLHPQSPTAGKKHQAVQDLPPANTFVGAGDNISIGSDHCSEYSCQTNNKYSKQPFRRVTFSVVSQPQDPHQGSLQSCYDSGLEESETPSSKSSSGPRLGALPLPEDNYERTTPDGSVGEAEHMENGVAAITTFPFLPFPHGKTHGRRVLLRPLH
- the PCDH7 gene encoding protocadherin-7 isoform X9, with translation MLRMRTAGWARGWCLGCCLLLPLSLSLAAAKQLLRYRLAEEGPADVRIGNVASDLGIVTGSGEVTFSLESGSEYLKIDNLTGELSTSERRIDREKLPQCQMIFDENECFLDFEVSVIGPSQSWVDLFEGRVIVLDINDNTPTFPSPVLTLTVEENRPVGTLYLLPTATDRDFGRNGIERYELLQEPGGGGGEGRRAGAADSAPYPGGGGNGASGGGGGGPGGSKRRLDAPEGGGGTGPGGRSSVFELQVADTPDGEKQPQLIVKGALDREQRDSYELTLRVRDGGDPPRSSQAILRVLITDVNDNSPRFEKSVYEADLAENSAPGTPILQLRAADLDVGVNGQIEYVFGAATESVRRLLRLDETSGWLSVLHRIDREEVNQLRFTVMARDRGQPPKTDKATVVLNIKDENDNVPSIEIRKIGRIPLKDGVANVAEDVLVDTPIALVQVSDRDQGENGVVTCTVVGDVPFQLKPASDTEGDQNKKKYFLHTSAPLDYETTREFNVVIVAVDSGSPSLSSNNSLIVKVGDTNDNPPVFGQSVVEVYFPENNSPGERVATVLATDADSGKNAEIAYSLDSSVMGTFTIDPDSGDILVNTVLDREQMDRYEFKVNAKDKGIPVLQGSTSVIVQVADKNDNDPKFMQDVFTFYVKENLQPNSPVGMVTVMDADKGRNAEMSLYIEENSNIFSIENDTGTIYSTMSFDREHQTTYTFRVKAVDGGDPPRSATATVSLFVMDENDNAPTVTLPRNLSYTLLPPSSNVRTVVATVLATDSDDGINADLNYSIVGGNPYKLFEIDSSSGVVSLVGKLTQKHYGLHRLVVQVNDSGQPSQSTTTLVHVFVNESVSNATVIDSQIARSLHTPLTQDIAGDPSYEISKQRLSIVIGVVAGIMTVILIILIVVMARYCRSKNKNGYEAGKKDHEDFFTPQQHDKSKKPKKDKKNKKSKQPLYSSIVTVEASKPNGQRYDSVNEKLSDSPSMGRYRSVNGGPGSPDLARHYKSSSPLPTVQLHPQSPTAGKKHQAVQDLPPANTFVGAGDNISIGSDHCSEYSCQTNNKYSKQMRLHPYITVFG